A genomic region of Alnus glutinosa chromosome 11, dhAlnGlut1.1, whole genome shotgun sequence contains the following coding sequences:
- the LOC133882732 gene encoding basic form of pathogenesis-related protein 1-like, whose product MGLTKILLALYLTGLTLTHVIVSVAGDERQDFLDGHNKARAEVGHGVKPLVWNHTLAAYAQAYANKRIPDCKLEKSDPNGPYGECLAEGHGEFKATDVVNGWVSEKKYYEHQDNKCVGGECGYYTQVIWRDTKYLGCGKSKCHNGRVFVTCNYYPSGNYYGERPY is encoded by the coding sequence ATGGGGTTGACCAAGATTTTGCTAGCCCTATACTTGACAGGTTTAACCTTAACCCATGTCATTGTCTCCGTAGCCGGAGACGAACGGCAAGACTTCTTGGATGGACACAATAAAGCTCGTGCTGAGGTCGGCCATGGCGTTAAGCCACTTGTCTGGAACCACACCCTTGCAGCCTACGCTCAAGCTTATGCTAATAAGAGGATCCCAGACTGCAAGCTGGAGAAATCAGATCCGAATGGGCCCTATGGAGAATGCCTTGCTGAAGGTCATGGTGAGTTCAAGGCTACGGATGTAGTGAATGGGTGGGTGAGTGAGAAGAAATACTATGAGCATCAAGACAACAAATGTGTTGGTGGTGAGTGCGGGTACTACACCCAGGTGATTTGGCGCGATACAAAGTATCTTGGGTGTGGCAAGTCCAAGTGCCACAATGGCCGGGTATTTGTCACTTGCAACTATTATCCTTCAGGAAATTATTATGGCGAGCGTCCATATTAA